In a single window of the Pithys albifrons albifrons isolate INPA30051 chromosome 19, PitAlb_v1, whole genome shotgun sequence genome:
- the CACNG5 gene encoding voltage-dependent calcium channel gamma-5 subunit, with translation MLVGMSACSRRALTLLSSVFAVCGLGLLGISVSTDYWLYLEEGIVQPQNQTAEIKLSLHSGLWRVCFLAGEERGRCFTIEYVMPMNIQLTSESTVNVLKMIRSATPFPLVSLFFMFIGFILSNIGHIRPHRTILAFVSGIFFILSGLSLVVGLVLYISSINDEMLNRTKDSETFFNYKYGWSFAFSAISFLLTESAGVMSVYLFMKRYTAEDLYRPHPGFYRPRLSNCSDYSGQFLHPDAWARGRSPSDISSEASLQMNSNYPALLKCPDYDQMSSSPC, from the exons ATGCTGGTGGGCATGAGCGCCTGCAGCAGGAGGGcgctgaccctgctcagcagcgTGTTTGCCGTCTGTGGCCTCGGCCTGCTGGGCATCTCCGTCAGCACCGACTACTGGCTCTACCTGGAGGAGGGCATCGTCCAGCCCCAGAACCAGACGGCCGAGATCAAGCTGTCGCTGCACTCGGGGCTCTGGAGGGTCTGCTTTCTGGCAG GTGAAGAGCGTGGCCGGTGCTTCACCATCGAGTATGTCATGCCCATGAACATCCAGCTGACTTCTGAGTCCACAGTCAATGTCCTGA AGATGATCCGCTCTGCCACCCCCTTCCCTCTGGTCAGCCTCTTCTTCATGTTCATCGGCTTCATCCTGAGCAACATCGGCCACATTCGGCCCCACAGGACCATCCTCGCCTTCGTCTCGGGGATTTTCTTCATCCTGTCAG GTCTGTCACTGGTGGTGGGGCTGGTCCTCTACATATCCAGCATTAACGATGAGATGCTCAACAGGACCAAGGACTCGGAAACGTTCTTCAATTACAAATATGGGTGGTCCTTTGCCTTCTCTGCCATCTCCTTCCTTCTCACAGAG AGCGCCGGGGTGATGTCGGTGTACCTGTTCATGAAGCGCTACACGGCCGAGGACCTGTACCGGCCCCACCCCGGGTTCTACCGGCCCCGCCTGAGCAACTGCTCCGACTACTCGGGGCAGTTCCTGCACCCCGACGCGTGGGCGCGGGGCCGCAGCCCCTCGGACATCTCCAGCGAGGCGTCCCTGCAGATGAACAGTAACTACCCAGCCCTGCTCAAGTGCCCCGACTACGACCAGATGTCCTCGTCCCCGTGCTGA